A stretch of Gorilla gorilla gorilla isolate KB3781 chromosome 9, NHGRI_mGorGor1-v2.1_pri, whole genome shotgun sequence DNA encodes these proteins:
- the LOC101131879 gene encoding olfactory receptor 52B6, producing the protein MAQVRALHKIMALFSANSIAAVNNSDTRIAGCFLTGIPGLEQLHIWLSIPFCIMYIAALAGNGILICVILSQAILHEPMYIFLSMLASTDVLLSTTTMPKALANLWLGYSHFSFDGCLTQMFFIHFLFIHSAVLLAMAFDCYVAICSPLRYVTILTSKVIGKIVTAALSRSFIIMFPSIFLLEHLHYCRINIIAHAFCEHMGIAHLSCSDISINVWYGLAAALLSTGLDIMLITVSYIHILQAVFRLLSQDARSKALSNCGSHICVILLFYVPALFSVFAYRFGGRNIPCYVHILLANLYVVIPPMLNPVIYGVRTKQILEGAKQMFSNLAKGSK; encoded by the coding sequence ATGGCACAGGTGAGGGCGCTGCATAAAATCATGGCCCTTTTTTCTGCTAACAGCATAGCTGCTGTGAACAACTCTGACACTCGCATAGCAGGTTGCTTCCTCACTGGCATCCCTGGGCTGGAGCAACTACATATCTGGCTGTCCATCCCCTTCTGCATCATGTACATCGCTGCCCTGGCAGGCAATGGCATCCTAATTTGTGTCATCCTCTCCCAGGCAATCCTGCATGAGCCCATGTACATATTCTTATCTATGCTGGCCAGTACTGATGTCTTGCTCTctaccaccaccatgcctaaggCCCTGGCCAATTTGTGGCTAGGTTATAGCCACTTTTCCTTTGATGGCTGCCTCACTCAGATGTTCTTCATTCACTTCCTCTTCATTCACTCTGCTGTCCTGCTGGCCATGGCCTTTGACTGCTATGTGGCCATCTGCTCCCCCCTGCGATATGTCACAATCCTCACAAGCAAGGTCATTGGGAAGATCGTCACTGCCGCCCTGAGCCGCAGCTTCATCATTATGTTTCCATCCATCTTTCTCCTTGAGCACCTGCACTATTGCCGGATCAACATCATTGCACACGCATTTTGTGAGCACATGGGCATTGCCCATCTGTCCTGTTCTGATATCTCCATCAATGTCTGGTATGGGTTGGCAGCTGCTCTTCTCTCCACAGGCCTGGACATCATGCTTATTACTGTTTCCTACATCCACATCCTCCAAGCAGTCTTCCGCCTCCTTTCTCAAGATGCCCGCTCCAAGGCCCTGAGTAACTGTGGATCCCATATCTGTGTCATCCTACTCTTCTATGTCCCTGcccttttttctgtctttgcctACAGGTTTGGTGGGAGAAACATCCCATGCTATGTCCATATTCTCCTGGCCAACCTCTACGTTGTCATTCCTCCTATGCTCAATCCCGTTATTTATGGAGTGAGGACTAAGCAAATACTGGAAGGGGCTAAGCAGATGTTTTCAAATCTTGCCAAAGGATCTAAATAA